CAATGAGAAAAGTGCGTAAAAAGAAACCGATTGCCGCGAGGTGATTGTGAGACTCGTGTTGTTTTAGTATAAGCTAACTTTACTGTGCTACGAAATTACGACGCAACTTTTTAAGGTAAGCAAATTTTACTACAATAAACTACATACAtacttacattaaaattacacataactAACATGTATTTAAACAGATCATTAGCtgctttaaaaacaacaaacttttATCTATTTGGTAAggattttttgacattgattgttctaaaaaaataattttaacgttaATGTTAGATGTATACGTACGTCATGACGGTAGTTTGTACGTAACGAATACAAATAACTCGTCAGTCCATGTCCCAGATATTCGAGTGCAAGTCAAGGCGACTATAGGCTGATACGGACCCGAATTGTATAACTATAGATTTTAATCgactttcattaaaaaaataaaataaaccccTTACTAACAGTCTAGTTGTGACAGTTTTAATTACGTAGTTTATTTAGCATATTCTGAAAATAGTTTCCTAAGAATTGAACTtctgtattttgttataagcCAGTATCTCTAACCGATAAGTTTTAAAGTAGTCTGTCAcatggaataaaaaagtacgAAAACCAATTGGTGTAGTATCAGCTAgctgatataaaaataataaagacgATTGTGATATTTGATGTGAAATTTTCAACTATTGGAAATAGGTTAAATTAAATCCCGAAGATTGGAACACGTGCCACGAACCAGTGCAGAATTAAAGTACAACCGCGCCGCAGCTGtacttgtttaaataaacaaaagacaatGCAATGGTAAAGATACGAATTTAATCAACACACTATCTTACCATGAGTTTACACTGCCCAAATATTTATACGAAAACATGTAgacatccctttcattcttcTCGGAAAAACTGATATgactatataaataataatacatatgttTCGACAGTGTAAAAACAAAGGTTGGCTTTATTTGTTCGTCGTcctttttggaaaaaaaaccACCACAATTGCACTCTAgtacatacaatattttattataaaaaccaaAATGTAATTCCCGAGATAAGCAATaacttgttattattttaacaagacCTTTTTTCTATAAGTCCTAAACAGCATATTTTTTCAGGGCGGGATATTTTCCGATTCGTATTCAAGaatgttttaaagtaattgtCAGTCATGTTGTATAAGATATTTTCAAGAAATTGCCATTAGTTCTTAATTCTTAAATTGTTCCTATACTTATTGAAACATTCGTACAAATCTCAGGGTCGAAATCGTTCACGAATCGCTCGGACACCTTTATAGAGTGAGGACTAAATTTCATCCCTTTCGGGTGGAGTAAGCGAGGGTACGAGGGCGCTGATATctaaaatgatatttatagGTAATTAAGTCAACGAAAGTAGTGTCAACATTTTATCACTTTCCAGagaagaattttatattcgaCGGCAATGGCGGCATATTTGTAAGCAAGCGTTTATTACAAGCACCATTTTATTTCGAACgaaaaacgtaatttttattatcaacaatTAAGCTATGAAAATATACCGATGAATAAAATCATTCGTAtgacataataaaaacaagataGTGGTTATTTGAAAGTGCtactaataatacaaaatttcataatgaAATAAGGGGTACTAATGAAATACTAAAGAACAACATCCAGTTAAAaccatatttaatttcaacaaaatgtCAAATTCAACAGTCTACCACTAAAATATGTGTACATCGATTCTTAGCTACCCATTACAAAATCCGTAAACAGGACCCAAAATAGTTGATCACTATATCCACCAAGTTAATACATTTGTGATTATTTGTGCAAACAGTTACAATTATTTGTCACAACTTTAACaccaaataaaatagtatactATAACTAGGgcaaacaatatatatttggTTACCTTGTTGTTAGATACAGTATAAATATCTTAAGTAcagcaaaaaataacttaccgtcagtttctgagaccaaaatacccatgcaaaacatattgttgtctatattttgtaaaagatgACAATATCTTTATAAAGAGGTTTTGGTTTCAAAAACTCACGGTTAATAGAACAACTGATACAAACATGATTGACTTAAACTTAACATGTATGAGTGATAAAAGAATTAaggttatttttctattagatGGCACTTTTCCAATCTTAATGAAGACTGAAAAGAAAGTACATAATGTAAGATATACTATATAGTAATagtaagaataaattattataacaataaaacaagttaaaataaatattaagaaaaacaataatacattaatattgcATCACAATGACTACGAgacataaaaaatgaatagatataataatgatttgaattataatataaatatatataatttaagtttatatatataataagtttACCTATGTGTAACTAGTAACTTGCATGAATACTTTAACCACacaatgttattgtttataacattGTGTGGTTAAAGGTTTGTTTATAACATGAAAGATAACCATTGACTAGAAGAAATGTTTAGTgtcaatattcaatatttggaAGACATTATTGCACTGTCTGACTGTCAAGACTTTGTCTTAATTGAACTTAAAACTATTTGTgacattttcaataattacttttctacaataattatttacaacaaactattcaaaactattaatataatacattcaAAAGGCACTATAAAAATTTTCTATGTAAAAAATCATCTTagagattaaattttaaaaattggatCTAAATATGATGTTACCTTTGGCCATATTTCATCAGATGTGTGACCttcaaaattttttaatatacctttatcttgataaaaattgattaCAGGCTGCGTCacacttttatatatttccagCCGCTTAAGAACAGCTTCAGGTTTGTCATCCGGCCGCTGGATTAAATCCTCACCAGTTACATCATCTTTCCCCATCACTTTCGGTGTATTAAAACCTATATTATAAACTCTGCCCGATGGTAAATGCACCCAGCGGTTCTTCACTCTTTCTATTATTACTTCAAATGGTACTTCTAGGTTTAAAACTACATCCACAGGTTGCACTTTCCACAAAGCATTTGCTTGGGCAACAGTCCGTGGAAAACCATCCAATAACCATGGCTTATCACTACTCAATTTTAATTCAGctatcataaatttaattataacatcgTCTGGCACTAATTTACCTTCATTCAAGTACTTTTTGACTTCTTTTCCGAGCTCAGTTTGTTTTTCTATGTGATCCCTTAATTTGTCACCACTTGATATGTGCtctatgttgtattttttcacAATTCGGGATGAAATAGTTCCCTTTCCGGATGCAGGTGCACCTAATATTAAAGCTTtcaataatttagtatttacaGCCATTGTCTTATGCAAACGCCAGGCAAACAagcttatataaaatttgacctTTGCTCAGAGTGTACTTTAGACTTCACATTTATTTCAACTGTGCGAAATCAAATAACGTATCTTCGATGTGTGTGTTAAATTATCACTAACATTAGACTTACGTAGCCGGTTAATCATTATCATAGCGACGTTGATAAAATTCtgaatatttatcttttgaaGGTTATAATAGTAAATGATACTTGCAAATACATTCCACCTGGTTGTAGAATACCGGACACCTTTATATATGCAATCCTTTTATTactcttaaaatatattaaattacttatcagaataaaatatcacaatataattgaaaattcaCTTTTGTGCCatagacaaaatattttgttttgaatgtgATAAATGTCAAACGCAGCATAAATGGAAGCGTTCAAATCTATTATTGGGCTACGTTCGAAAGCTAAAAGCGTCTTGtattcaattatattattgCGTAATTTTACAGTTTCAGTAGTATTAACTTGAAGCGAAATGTAAAGAAATGcaaaaatatgtgtataattgtgataagtacatttttttccatttcagTACAGTTTgattaacaataacaatttatcaaaaagCTAACAAAACAAGATGTAATTAGGATAATTTTAGAATACTAATCCGGGTCCAACAGTGGTTCCAAAGAAAAGTCACCAATTAGTGTCTTGATAATATTTTGCATATTCTCACAATAttcaaaaactttttcaa
This sequence is a window from Papilio machaon chromosome 3, ilPapMach1.1, whole genome shotgun sequence. Protein-coding genes within it:
- the LOC106712415 gene encoding GTP:AMP phosphotransferase AK3, mitochondrial — encoded protein: MAVNTKLLKALILGAPASGKGTISSRIVKKYNIEHISSGDKLRDHIEKQTELGKEVKKYLNEGKLVPDDVIIKFMIAELKLSSDKPWLLDGFPRTVAQANALWKVQPVDVVLNLEVPFEVIIERVKNRWVHLPSGRVYNIGFNTPKVMGKDDVTGEDLIQRPDDKPEAVLKRLEIYKSVTQPVINFYQDKGILKNFEGHTSDEIWPKVTSYLDPIFKI